Proteins co-encoded in one Flavivirga eckloniae genomic window:
- a CDS encoding ATP-binding protein, with amino-acid sequence MLDTKVDIIERALTREKTARKEAERILENKSLQLYNLTEELKGANEKLELLLEEKTSELQGVFENINDAYVIMDLFGNVLKMNDIAIDLFEYDINKERFNITDIIYKPDAKYAFNSFKTLQKEGVFTDYTARIITKTQEVKWVHVNASIIYNNLKIPVGAQGIIRDITESKHTADLIEQQKKELDVIVENSSLGIILIKDDKIIRTNEAIQKLLGYTEKEFSKLTINDISFPEGLKESKKYLKKMESGKIDEFAITKRYKKKSGSALWAKTNVNAVRFKSGSMRFQVALIEDITAERKNSLIIEMINDVAKAILGKIDIYEIAWEIADNIADYLNTDNCSIYLVNQKSKNLEQIATYNEKSDVKKATFAIGEGVAGSVAKTGEAEIIKNTDLDDRYVPRGKKLLSKIAVPIISDGQVIGVIDSEHSKKNYYTNEHLQTLQSIASLVAMQFKSAVNLREREKAESKNKDLLNELAKSNEELQEYAHIVSHDLKSPLRSINTLVNWIREDTKGKLDETSLQNFGLIEDTLEKMEQLISDVLLYSSVGVNSNDKQTTDLNELMKDLKQILFVPENIEIKVLNPLPKVQGDKVKLQQLFQNLISNAVKFNDKEKGLIEIDVAERKSFYQFSIKDNGIGIKKEYHEKIFKIFHSLNVSKESTGVGLSIVKKIVDMYQGDIWLDSAPDKGTTFYFTLYKK; translated from the coding sequence ATGTTAGATACCAAAGTTGATATCATAGAACGTGCTCTTACGCGAGAAAAAACCGCTAGGAAGGAAGCTGAAAGGATTTTAGAAAATAAATCTTTACAGTTATACAACCTTACGGAAGAGTTAAAAGGGGCTAATGAAAAGCTGGAGCTGCTTCTTGAAGAAAAAACATCTGAACTTCAAGGTGTTTTCGAGAATATCAACGATGCGTACGTTATTATGGATTTGTTTGGCAACGTATTAAAAATGAACGACATTGCTATAGATCTTTTTGAATACGACATTAATAAAGAGCGGTTCAATATAACCGACATTATATATAAACCAGATGCTAAATATGCATTTAATTCCTTTAAAACACTACAAAAAGAAGGGGTATTTACAGACTATACGGCACGTATTATAACCAAAACCCAAGAAGTAAAATGGGTGCATGTTAATGCCAGTATTATTTATAACAACCTAAAAATTCCGGTAGGCGCACAAGGTATAATAAGAGATATCACAGAATCTAAGCATACAGCAGATCTTATCGAGCAGCAAAAGAAAGAGTTGGATGTTATTGTGGAAAACTCCTCATTAGGTATTATTCTAATTAAGGACGATAAGATTATTAGAACCAATGAAGCTATACAAAAGCTATTAGGCTATACAGAAAAAGAGTTTTCTAAACTTACTATTAATGATATTTCTTTTCCAGAAGGGCTTAAGGAGTCTAAGAAGTACCTAAAGAAAATGGAGTCTGGAAAGATAGATGAGTTTGCTATAACCAAACGGTATAAAAAGAAAAGTGGTTCGGCGCTCTGGGCGAAAACCAATGTAAATGCTGTTAGGTTTAAGTCTGGTAGTATGAGGTTTCAGGTAGCACTTATTGAAGATATAACAGCCGAGCGAAAAAACTCATTGATTATAGAAATGATCAATGATGTTGCCAAAGCGATTCTTGGTAAAATAGATATCTATGAAATTGCCTGGGAGATCGCCGATAACATTGCAGACTATTTAAATACAGATAATTGTAGCATATATCTGGTGAATCAAAAGAGTAAAAACCTGGAACAAATAGCAACCTATAATGAAAAATCAGATGTTAAAAAGGCAACATTTGCTATTGGGGAAGGTGTGGCCGGTTCTGTGGCGAAAACAGGAGAAGCAGAAATTATTAAAAATACCGATTTAGATGACAGATATGTGCCTAGAGGAAAAAAACTGTTGTCGAAAATTGCAGTTCCAATAATTAGCGACGGACAGGTTATTGGTGTTATAGATTCAGAACATAGTAAAAAGAACTATTATACCAACGAGCACTTACAGACGCTACAAAGTATAGCCAGTTTAGTAGCCATGCAGTTTAAAAGTGCTGTTAATTTAAGAGAACGCGAAAAAGCAGAATCTAAAAATAAAGATCTTCTAAATGAGTTAGCCAAAAGTAATGAAGAGCTTCAGGAATATGCCCATATAGTATCCCACGATTTAAAGTCACCACTACGTAGTATAAATACACTGGTGAATTGGATTAGAGAGGACACTAAAGGAAAACTAGATGAAACCAGTTTACAAAATTTTGGGTTAATAGAAGATACTTTAGAAAAAATGGAGCAACTCATTTCAGACGTTCTGTTGTATTCAAGTGTAGGGGTAAATTCTAACGATAAACAAACTACCGACTTAAATGAACTCATGAAAGACCTGAAGCAAATTTTGTTTGTTCCAGAAAACATCGAAATAAAAGTTTTAAATCCATTACCTAAAGTTCAAGGAGATAAGGTAAAACTTCAGCAATTATTTCAAAATTTAATAAGTAATGCCGTAAAGTTTAACGATAAAGAAAAAGGACTTATTGAAATTGACGTGGCAGAACGAAAATCGTTTTATCAATTCTCAATTAAGGATAATGGTATAGGCATTAAAAAAGAATATCACGAGAAGATCTTCAAAATATTCCATTCACTTAATGTAAGTAAAGAATCTACAGGAGTTGGTTTATCGATAGTGAAAAAAATTGTCGATATGTATCAGGGAGATATTTGGTTAGATAGTGCACCAGATAAAGGAACAACTTTTTACTTTACTTTATACAAAAAATAA
- a CDS encoding heme NO-binding domain-containing protein gives MKGIVFTEFLDLVEDKFGLEMVDEIINKSNLESGGAYTSVGTYEFSEMLQLLQHLSKNTNIPVDDLLLIYAEHFFGVLKESYPDLLAMYNNPIDMLASIENHIHVEVKKIYPDAELPTFNIVEKTDSSLVMIYKSSRAMHHFGLGLMNKTFEHFNSKATIELEKIQEDGTEVKFIINQN, from the coding sequence ATGAAAGGTATTGTTTTTACAGAATTTTTAGATTTAGTTGAAGATAAGTTCGGACTTGAAATGGTTGATGAAATTATTAACAAATCCAATTTAGAGTCTGGCGGAGCTTACACCTCTGTGGGAACTTACGAGTTTTCAGAAATGTTGCAGTTACTTCAGCACCTCAGTAAAAATACCAATATACCTGTTGATGATCTGCTACTAATTTATGCCGAACATTTTTTTGGGGTTTTAAAAGAAAGTTATCCAGACCTGTTGGCTATGTACAATAATCCTATAGATATGTTGGCTTCAATAGAAAACCACATACATGTTGAGGTAAAAAAGATATATCCCGATGCCGAGTTACCAACTTTCAATATTGTTGAAAAAACAGATAGCTCACTTGTAATGATATATAAATCCAGTCGGGCCATGCATCATTTTGGCTTGGGATTAATGAATAAAACGTTCGAGCATTTTAATTCTAAAGCTACAATTGAGCTCGAAAAAATACAAGAAGATGGAACAGAAGTTAAGTTCATAATTAATCAAAACTAA
- a CDS encoding response regulator, translating to MKNLNILLIEDDMIEVMKLNRVVSSLELKHNITEANNGEDALKVLEQKDRLPDIILLDLNMPKINGIEFLSILKNDSRMKYIPTIVLTTSSNQQDLLECYKIGIAGYVLKPLKYEDYIAKIEKLLEYWSVNELIKA from the coding sequence ATGAAAAATTTAAATATACTTCTTATAGAAGACGACATGATAGAAGTTATGAAACTAAACAGGGTAGTTTCATCTTTAGAATTAAAGCATAATATAACAGAAGCTAATAACGGCGAGGATGCCCTTAAGGTTTTAGAACAAAAGGACAGATTGCCCGATATTATTCTACTGGATTTAAATATGCCAAAAATTAACGGCATAGAGTTTTTGTCTATTTTGAAAAATGATAGCCGTATGAAATATATACCGACGATCGTTTTAACCACGTCGAGCAATCAGCAAGATTTACTGGAGTGTTATAAAATAGGTATAGCTGGTTATGTTTTAAAGCCGTTAAAATATGAAGACTACATAGCCAAAATTGAAAAGTTACTTGAATATTGGAGTGTTAACGAATTAATTAAGGCGTAA
- a CDS encoding RNA methyltransferase yields MIDNFENEFFGIGIQNGKTPENLGVLWRSAQNLGASFIFTIGNRYAKQACDTHNAVKSMPYFHYENFDAFFKNLPKGARIVGVELTDEAEDLETFHHPRRCVYLLGAEDHGLSNQAIEKSHFLVKFKSQLSLNVSIAGSIVMYDRGLSKPRS; encoded by the coding sequence ATGATAGACAACTTCGAAAACGAATTCTTTGGGATAGGGATACAGAATGGAAAAACACCTGAAAATCTTGGTGTACTTTGGAGGTCTGCCCAAAATCTTGGTGCCAGTTTTATCTTTACCATTGGTAACAGATATGCCAAACAAGCTTGCGACACACATAATGCTGTAAAATCTATGCCTTATTTTCATTATGAAAACTTTGATGCCTTTTTTAAAAACTTACCTAAAGGTGCTAGAATAGTAGGTGTAGAATTAACCGATGAAGCAGAAGATTTAGAAACCTTTCACCATCCAAGACGTTGTGTTTATTTATTGGGTGCCGAAGATCATGGCTTATCCAATCAAGCTATAGAGAAAAGTCATTTTCTGGTTAAGTTTAAATCTCAATTGAGCTTAAATGTATCTATTGCAGGGAGCATTGTAATGTACGACAGAGGGTTGAGTAAACCTAGGTCTTAG
- a CDS encoding rubredoxin produces the protein MEEPYRLRINGGVLSPGELKYICETAEGLGLDAISFGSRQDIIFPEQIDDSKFDQFDKVQFVRPKHDAVENIASSYVSAEILPSTSWLTSDKYLYILEQFKHKLSLRVNVTDPKQRLVPLYTGNVNFIASEHEDYWYLYVRLPGWEKTEMYPALIFSWDMDKIELAIENALQEEPETIETLFELVSDSADTNNRTVDKPLEVPFYPFPYYEGMNRIGTDRYWLGLYWRNNRYDLAFLKAMCDLCFENKIGKISITPWKSFIVKGIPLKTKLQWEKLLGKFGINVRHSMLEMNWHVPVNDPDALNLKKYLVTNFDQNDISTYGLTFGITSYESDTYNFTSIVIEKNKQPEAIGDFKIRDTYNLLYAKNFDPNTLEYIMHVQDVDKVELPGLLMELSQLYFEQLGTEREEEKAVEAVKEKFEEEVYQCKDCLTVYNEVYGDVTQSVAANTPFESLPETYECSLCEAPKSHFKKKVLVK, from the coding sequence ATGGAGGAACCATACAGATTAAGGATAAACGGTGGGGTGTTATCTCCCGGAGAGTTAAAATACATTTGCGAAACAGCAGAAGGTTTGGGTTTAGATGCTATATCGTTTGGTTCTAGACAAGATATTATTTTTCCAGAACAAATAGATGATAGCAAGTTCGATCAATTTGATAAAGTACAATTTGTAAGACCTAAACACGATGCTGTTGAAAATATAGCGTCATCTTATGTTTCGGCAGAAATATTACCCAGTACCTCTTGGCTTACCAGTGATAAGTATTTGTATATTTTAGAGCAGTTTAAGCATAAGTTAAGCTTAAGAGTTAATGTTACCGACCCGAAACAACGGTTGGTACCTTTGTATACAGGAAATGTGAACTTTATTGCATCAGAGCATGAAGATTATTGGTACTTATATGTTAGACTTCCCGGTTGGGAAAAAACAGAAATGTATCCAGCACTAATCTTTAGTTGGGATATGGATAAGATAGAACTGGCTATAGAAAATGCTTTGCAGGAAGAACCAGAAACTATTGAAACACTTTTTGAGCTGGTTAGCGATTCGGCCGATACGAATAACAGAACCGTAGATAAGCCTTTGGAGGTTCCTTTTTATCCGTTTCCATATTACGAAGGAATGAATCGTATAGGAACCGACAGATATTGGCTAGGATTGTATTGGAGAAACAACAGATACGATTTAGCTTTCTTAAAAGCGATGTGCGACCTATGTTTTGAAAATAAGATCGGTAAAATTTCAATTACCCCTTGGAAATCTTTTATAGTAAAGGGCATTCCATTAAAAACAAAACTGCAATGGGAAAAGCTTTTGGGTAAATTCGGTATAAATGTACGCCATTCAATGTTGGAGATGAATTGGCATGTCCCGGTAAACGATCCAGATGCCTTAAACTTGAAAAAGTATTTGGTAACCAATTTCGATCAGAATGATATTAGTACGTATGGGTTAACCTTTGGTATTACTAGTTATGAAAGCGATACTTATAATTTCACTTCTATTGTTATAGAAAAAAATAAACAACCCGAAGCTATCGGTGATTTTAAAATTAGAGATACCTACAATTTATTATATGCTAAGAATTTCGATCCCAATACGCTAGAATATATCATGCATGTTCAAGATGTAGATAAGGTTGAATTACCGGGACTATTAATGGAATTAAGTCAGTTGTATTTTGAACAGTTGGGAACAGAGCGTGAAGAAGAAAAAGCAGTTGAAGCCGTTAAAGAGAAATTTGAGGAAGAAGTATACCAATGTAAAGATTGTTTAACCGTTTATAACGAAGTTTACGGAGATGTTACCCAAAGTGTAGCGGCTAATACGCCTTTTGAAAGCCTTCCTGAAACTTATGAATGTTCACTATGTGAGGCACCTAAAAGTCATTTTAAGAAAAAAGTGTTGGTAAAGTAA
- a CDS encoding nitrate reductase — protein sequence MSKNEVKTTCSYCGVGCGIIVKKDINNKVYVEGDKDHPVNKGMLCSKGMNLHYVVNDTSDRILYPEMRWSRSHPRERVSWDDALDRASSVFKSIIKKHGPDSVGFYVSGQSLTEEYYIANKLTKGFLGTNNIDTNSRLCMSSAVVGYKKTFGEDSVPISYEDIELADSFLITGANPAWCHPILFRRIEKRKEENPDVQIIVIDPRKTDSANFADLHLQLLPGTDVILYNAIGRRLFERGYIDKDFIKNHTEGIAPYKELIFKTSIKQASKLCGVPEKDIKRAADIIGRSKGFISMWAMGLNQSVVGTNKNVSLLNLSLITGQVGKPGSGPFSLTGQPNAMGGREVGGMANLLAVHKDLMNEEHRREVAQFWGVDSISDKPGYTATEMFDALESGKLKAIWIVCTNPLVSMPNTHQIERAMKKAKFVVVQDISYKSDTVDHADLVLPAAGWLEKEGTMTNSERRISYLPKEIDPPGEARPDVEILCEFAQKMGFRGFNYNSAEEIYSEYSAMTKGTNIDVSFLNYDRLKTEGTFQWPVPEHRHPGTPRLFQDKQFYTPSKKAIFNIPTGIENTSFKPTEEFPLILTTGRIRDQWHTMTKTGKVSRLKTHYPTPVLEINPVDAYLNKIKEGDITEIKSKNGVVRVRAKVTETIKKGVVFLPMHWGKQLQNDLNRANNLTNTEVDPISKEPDFKFTCVSVQKYTKPVEKIIIAGAGAASFRFIQNYREHNEVDEIHVFSKEPNLFYNRVLLPEYVTEELTWEQLLKIKNLELKKLNVKLHPETLIADIDRDKKEVTDSNGESHTFDKLILATGSRAFIPKGVQLDLPGRFTMRNKIDADKFKSYLDATNLPPEEQHVVIVGGGLLGLELAAALKHKQVKITIVQRASRLMERQLDKVSSKLLALDVQERGIQIYFDNEVSTVFDDEETGELNINLKSGKLITANAIVYAIGTIPNVEIARENGIACGRGVKVNQHLQSSHPDIFAIGEIAEYNNQLFGITSAAEEQATILANFIAGDISCSYNGSVLMNILKFNDLNLCSIGDIDVPDNDDSYEEIIFTDLKKRYYKKCIVKDDLLVGAVLMGDKNEFAEFKTMIESKIEMAEKRDTLLRGASNDTPVIGKLVCSCSQVGVGNIEEAIAKGCTDFTELCNKTGAGIGCGSCKTEVREILHNSKVLA from the coding sequence ATGAGTAAGAACGAAGTAAAAACAACATGCTCTTATTGTGGCGTTGGATGTGGTATTATTGTTAAAAAGGATATAAACAATAAGGTTTATGTTGAAGGCGATAAAGACCATCCTGTAAATAAAGGTATGCTCTGTTCTAAGGGTATGAATTTACATTACGTAGTAAACGATACTTCCGATAGAATTTTGTATCCCGAAATGCGATGGAGCAGATCGCACCCACGTGAACGTGTAAGTTGGGATGATGCATTAGATAGAGCAAGTAGTGTTTTTAAATCAATTATAAAAAAGCACGGTCCAGATAGCGTCGGGTTTTATGTATCCGGACAAAGCCTTACCGAAGAATATTATATTGCCAATAAATTAACCAAAGGATTTTTAGGAACGAATAATATAGATACAAACTCACGTTTGTGTATGAGTTCTGCTGTAGTAGGTTATAAAAAAACTTTTGGAGAAGATAGTGTACCAATTTCTTATGAAGATATCGAGTTAGCAGATAGTTTTTTAATAACAGGAGCTAACCCCGCATGGTGCCATCCTATTCTTTTTAGACGTATTGAAAAGCGTAAAGAAGAAAATCCCGATGTTCAAATTATAGTTATAGATCCCCGAAAAACAGATTCGGCCAATTTCGCAGATTTACACCTTCAATTACTTCCGGGAACAGATGTTATACTTTATAACGCCATAGGAAGACGTTTGTTTGAACGTGGTTATATCGATAAAGATTTTATTAAAAATCATACAGAAGGTATCGCCCCCTATAAAGAGCTGATTTTTAAAACCTCTATAAAGCAAGCTTCAAAATTATGTGGTGTTCCAGAAAAAGATATTAAAAGAGCAGCAGATATTATTGGACGTTCTAAAGGCTTTATAAGTATGTGGGCTATGGGACTTAACCAAAGTGTGGTTGGAACCAATAAGAATGTATCGCTTTTAAACCTATCGTTAATAACAGGACAGGTTGGTAAACCGGGTTCTGGACCATTTTCGCTTACTGGGCAACCAAATGCCATGGGAGGGCGAGAAGTAGGAGGGATGGCTAATTTATTAGCCGTTCATAAAGATTTAATGAATGAAGAGCATAGGCGTGAAGTCGCACAGTTTTGGGGTGTTGATAGCATATCGGACAAACCCGGTTACACAGCTACCGAAATGTTTGACGCTCTGGAAAGTGGCAAGCTAAAAGCCATTTGGATTGTTTGTACCAATCCGTTGGTAAGTATGCCGAATACACACCAAATAGAGCGTGCCATGAAAAAGGCCAAGTTTGTTGTGGTTCAGGATATTTCGTATAAATCGGATACGGTAGACCATGCCGATTTGGTGTTACCAGCGGCCGGATGGTTAGAGAAAGAGGGTACCATGACGAATTCTGAACGCCGTATTTCGTATTTACCAAAAGAAATAGATCCGCCAGGAGAAGCAAGACCAGATGTAGAAATTCTTTGTGAGTTTGCACAAAAAATGGGCTTCCGTGGATTTAATTACAATAGTGCCGAGGAGATTTATAGCGAATATAGTGCTATGACCAAAGGGACTAATATAGATGTATCGTTTTTAAATTACGACAGACTTAAAACCGAAGGTACATTCCAATGGCCAGTTCCGGAACATAGACACCCAGGAACACCAAGGCTATTTCAAGACAAGCAGTTTTATACACCTTCAAAAAAAGCCATATTTAATATCCCAACCGGTATAGAAAACACATCGTTTAAACCTACCGAAGAATTCCCGTTAATACTTACAACCGGGCGTATTAGAGATCAATGGCACACCATGACTAAAACGGGTAAAGTATCGCGATTAAAAACGCATTATCCAACTCCGGTTTTAGAAATTAACCCTGTTGATGCCTATTTAAATAAAATTAAAGAAGGCGATATTACAGAGATAAAGAGTAAAAATGGCGTAGTTAGGGTGCGAGCAAAAGTAACCGAAACCATTAAAAAGGGTGTTGTGTTTTTACCAATGCACTGGGGTAAGCAGTTGCAGAACGATTTAAACCGGGCAAATAATTTAACGAATACGGAAGTAGACCCTATTTCAAAAGAACCAGACTTTAAGTTTACTTGTGTGTCTGTTCAAAAATATACAAAACCCGTAGAGAAGATTATTATTGCAGGAGCAGGTGCGGCATCATTTAGGTTTATTCAGAATTACAGGGAACATAATGAGGTAGACGAGATTCATGTATTTTCAAAAGAACCTAATCTGTTTTATAACCGAGTGTTATTGCCAGAATACGTTACCGAAGAGCTAACCTGGGAACAGCTTTTAAAGATTAAGAATCTTGAGTTAAAAAAGCTTAATGTAAAACTGCATCCAGAAACGCTTATAGCAGATATAGATAGGGATAAAAAAGAAGTTACCGATAGTAATGGTGAATCGCATACGTTCGATAAGCTAATTCTTGCTACCGGAAGTCGTGCCTTTATACCTAAAGGTGTTCAGTTGGATTTACCGGGACGTTTTACCATGCGAAACAAGATTGATGCAGATAAGTTTAAATCGTACTTAGATGCTACAAACCTACCTCCGGAAGAGCAACATGTGGTTATTGTTGGTGGCGGGTTACTTGGCTTAGAGTTAGCAGCAGCCTTAAAACATAAACAGGTAAAAATTACCATTGTTCAACGTGCATCCAGACTTATGGAACGTCAATTGGATAAAGTTTCCAGTAAACTTTTGGCTTTAGATGTGCAGGAACGTGGTATTCAGATATATTTTGATAACGAAGTGAGTACGGTATTTGACGATGAGGAAACAGGTGAGCTTAATATCAATTTAAAAAGTGGTAAGCTCATTACGGCCAATGCGATAGTTTATGCCATAGGAACAATTCCTAACGTAGAAATAGCCAGAGAAAATGGTATTGCATGCGGAAGGGGCGTAAAGGTAAATCAGCATTTACAATCGTCGCATCCAGATATATTTGCCATTGGTGAGATTGCAGAGTATAACAATCAGTTATTTGGCATTACATCGGCAGCAGAAGAACAAGCTACCATTCTGGCAAACTTTATAGCTGGCGATATTAGCTGTTCATACAATGGTTCGGTACTAATGAATATTTTAAAGTTTAACGATTTAAACCTTTGTAGTATTGGGGATATTGATGTTCCGGACAATGATGATAGTTACGAAGAAATCATTTTTACAGACCTTAAGAAACGTTATTATAAAAAATGTATCGTTAAGGACGATTTATTAGTTGGAGCGGTTTTAATGGGCGATAAAAATGAGTTTGCCGAATTTAAAACCATGATAGAAAGTAAAATTGAAATGGCCGAAAAGCGTGACACGCTACTTCGAGGTGCTTCAAACGATACCCCAGTTATAGGAAAGCTTGTATGCTCATGCAGTCAGGTAGGTGTGGGCAATATAGAAGAAGCCATCGCAAAAGGTTGTACCGATTTTACAGAACTGTGTAATAAAACAGGTGCAGGTATTGGCTGTGGAAGTTGTAAAACTGAAGTTAGGGAAATACTTCATAATTCAAAAGTATTAGCATAA
- a CDS encoding MFS transporter, which translates to MNTPTQTKSTNLNLLNLKNVSIRTFWITAISFFMCFFSWFGIVPFMPDVVKDLGLTPDQKWNSIILAVSGTVFARLLIGKLCDKYGPRMCYTWLLILGAIPVVLCGLVQTPLQFLICRLFIGFIGASFVITQVHTSLMFAPNIVGTANATSAGWGNLGGGANRLGMPLIAAAVVSFGVAEADAWRYSMVVAGVICFIMGAVYYFFTQDTPEGNLKDLRAVGKTVETKKDKISFLQVLKDYRVWILFIVYAASFGIELTVYGTMDDYLQNTFQLERLTAGNIVLSFALMNIFARTLGGFFGDKFGKLKGLRGRVLFLSFILTLQGIMLVTFSLTTSIVIGFVFLILFSLSVQMAEGATFSVVPFINKKAIGSVSGIVGAGGNVGAFLAALLLKSKSAVAEKAAIAANRGMGEDVINSAQAAASSAAVSQGYLLIGFVVVVTGVVALSIKFSNEDEKTANKELEQSLGKLAPANS; encoded by the coding sequence ATGAACACTCCAACGCAAACTAAGTCTACAAATTTAAATTTATTGAATTTAAAAAATGTATCAATACGTACATTTTGGATTACAGCTATATCCTTTTTCATGTGCTTTTTTTCATGGTTTGGTATTGTACCTTTTATGCCAGACGTTGTTAAGGATTTAGGGTTAACGCCAGATCAGAAATGGAATTCTATCATTTTAGCAGTTTCAGGAACCGTATTTGCTCGTTTACTTATTGGTAAACTATGCGATAAGTATGGTCCGAGAATGTGTTATACCTGGTTATTGATTTTAGGAGCTATACCAGTTGTATTATGCGGATTGGTACAAACACCACTTCAATTTTTAATCTGTAGATTATTTATTGGTTTTATTGGGGCGTCGTTTGTAATTACCCAAGTACATACATCTTTAATGTTTGCTCCCAATATTGTAGGAACAGCAAATGCAACATCTGCAGGATGGGGTAATTTAGGAGGAGGTGCTAACCGATTAGGTATGCCATTAATTGCAGCTGCTGTAGTAAGCTTTGGAGTAGCCGAGGCAGATGCATGGAGATACTCTATGGTCGTAGCCGGCGTTATTTGTTTTATTATGGGGGCTGTGTATTATTTCTTTACCCAAGATACTCCAGAAGGAAATTTAAAAGATTTAAGAGCAGTAGGTAAAACTGTTGAAACTAAAAAAGATAAAATAAGCTTTTTACAAGTACTTAAAGATTACAGAGTTTGGATACTTTTTATAGTTTATGCAGCTAGTTTTGGTATTGAACTAACGGTTTATGGTACAATGGACGATTACCTTCAAAACACGTTTCAATTAGAAAGACTTACAGCAGGTAATATTGTTTTGTCATTTGCATTAATGAACATTTTTGCACGTACACTAGGTGGATTCTTTGGTGACAAATTCGGGAAACTAAAAGGATTACGAGGTCGTGTGTTATTTCTATCGTTTATATTAACGCTTCAGGGCATTATGCTTGTTACATTTTCATTAACAACTAGTATAGTTATCGGCTTTGTGTTTTTAATTCTATTTAGCTTATCAGTTCAAATGGCAGAAGGTGCAACCTTTTCGGTAGTCCCCTTTATAAATAAAAAAGCCATTGGTTCTGTTTCCGGTATCGTAGGTGCTGGTGGAAATGTAGGAGCGTTTTTAGCAGCATTGTTACTTAAATCTAAATCTGCTGTAGCAGAAAAAGCAGCCATTGCTGCAAATCGAGGCATGGGTGAAGATGTTATAAACAGTGCGCAAGCAGCGGCATCATCTGCAGCAGTATCCCAAGGATATTTATTAATTGGTTTTGTAGTTGTAGTAACTGGAGTTGTAGCGCTTTCTATTAAGTTTTCAAATGAAGATGAAAAAACAGCAAACAAAGAGTTGGAACAATCTCTAGGAAAATTGGCACCAGCGAATAGCTAA
- a CDS encoding cytochrome c oxidase assembly factor Coa1 family protein: MNNEIIERKSWWKRNWKWFLPLMSFTLISIVLFFSSGMGGHMTDFAQAYADTELYENALEKAQRNKRVTDLLGELEPIDNLAILEGEVCYSEDNKSVDLSIRVKGSKRKASMDISANRINGEWNYNKINIRIKKPIEEKQTIEIISQSE, translated from the coding sequence ATGAATAACGAAATAATTGAGAGAAAAAGTTGGTGGAAACGGAATTGGAAGTGGTTTTTGCCGCTTATGAGTTTTACTTTGATTTCTATAGTTTTATTTTTCTCTTCTGGAATGGGAGGACATATGACTGATTTTGCTCAAGCATACGCGGATACGGAACTTTATGAAAATGCACTTGAAAAAGCTCAACGGAATAAAAGAGTGACTGATCTGTTGGGTGAATTAGAACCTATAGATAATTTAGCTATTTTGGAAGGTGAAGTTTGTTATTCTGAAGATAATAAGTCGGTTGATTTATCTATTCGTGTTAAAGGAAGTAAAAGAAAAGCTTCTATGGATATTTCTGCTAACAGAATAAACGGAGAATGGAATTATAACAAAATCAATATCCGAATTAAAAAACCCATTGAGGAAAAGCAGACAATTGAAATAATTAGTCAATCGGAATAA
- a CDS encoding helix-turn-helix domain-containing protein yields MNKEQLKKKVGQRIVELRSQKGWSQSDLARACDKDRQALEKLENGKVNPTIYSLLEIAKALEVPLKKLVDF; encoded by the coding sequence GTGAATAAAGAACAACTAAAAAAGAAAGTTGGTCAGCGCATTGTTGAGCTGAGAAGTCAGAAGGGTTGGAGTCAGTCCGATTTGGCTAGAGCTTGTGATAAGGACAGACAAGCGCTTGAAAAGTTGGAGAATGGAAAAGTCAATCCGACTATTTATTCGCTTTTAGAAATCGCAAAGGCTTTGGAAGTTCCTTTGAAGAAATTGGTTGATTTTTAA
- a CDS encoding SymE family type I addiction module toxin, producing MSKFRILKIYSKFRYRRWSNNYTVPEIRLEGRWLEQLGFEKGKEVLIEQKKNKLIITMRKEKEHNKVYKK from the coding sequence TTGAGTAAGTTCAGGATTTTAAAAATATACAGTAAGTTTCGTTATCGTAGATGGAGCAATAATTACACTGTACCTGAAATTAGACTCGAAGGGAGATGGCTCGAACAATTAGGATTTGAAAAAGGAAAAGAAGTATTAATCGAACAGAAAAAGAACAAATTGATAATAACAATGAGAAAAGAAAAAGAGCATAACAAAGTATATAAAAAATAG